A stretch of the Thunnus thynnus chromosome 7, fThuThy2.1, whole genome shotgun sequence genome encodes the following:
- the LOC137186655 gene encoding P2Y purinoceptor 14-like yields the protein MDDLVGMGVTSVTNQTYDDNMTHCDPVDTSVHLFLMPVYTLVFLVGLVLNSFLVKVYFFSAQQQVSSIMVVYLKNLAASDFVLCLCLPLNIANYTSNSATFRLVYCIFGASTFYLNIYASILFMGYIAANRYLKIIHPLRTHVLQTVQVARIISTVTWVFLLAITTSYITLFLLTQPELTIVPDTCDPLQSAKVIVFDKIIHTCSTVTFLFVLVSLVFFYYSASRSVLLAQQRQLSSTSCKRLKKSRRKMLVLVIVFCICFVPYHLVSLPYIFLKRMCSLSQVLYYLKELTMLLSVVNICLDPFIYFIFSKAFRAQLRRPHSKKARRHSEGQPKATNNEALPSTLTSMAPNHQSGGRSLCRRRFKGLAAM from the exons ATGGATGACCTGGTAGGAATGGGAGTGACCTCAGTCACCAACCAGACCTACGATGATAATATGACTCATTGTGATCCAGTCGACACATCAGTCCACCTCTTCCTCATGCCGGTTTACACTCTGGTGTTTCTG GTGGGTTTGGTCCTCAACAGCTTCCTCGTGAAGGTTTACTTCTTCTCAGCTCAGCAGCAGGTATCCAGCATCATGGTGGTCTACCTGAAGAACCTGGCAGCCTCTGACTTCGTGCTCTGCCTCTGCCTCCCCTTGAATATAGCAAACTACACCAGCAACTCCGCCACCTTCCGCCTGGTCTACTGCATCTTTGGAGCCTCCACCTTTTACCTCAACATCTACGCCAGCATCCTGTTCATGGGCTACATCGCTGCTAACAG GTATCTGAAGATCATCCATCCTTTAAGAACTCACGTCCTGCAGACAGTGCAGGTTGCCCGCATCATCTCCACGGTAACCTGGGTTTTCCTCCTGGCCATTACAACCTCCTACATCACTCTGTTTCTCCTCACCCAACCAGAATTGACCATTGTCCCTGACACCTGTGACCCCTTGCAAAGCGCCAAGGTCATAGTGTTTGACAAAATCATCCACACCTGCTCCACCGTGACCTTCCTGTTTGTCCTCGTCTCCCTGGTCTTCTTCTACTACAGCGCCTCCCGCAGTGTGTTGCTGGCACAGCAGAGGCAGCTGTCATCCACCAGCTGCAAGAGGCTCAAGAAATCACGCAGGAAAATGTTGGTGCTGGTCATCGTATTCTGCATTTGTTTCGTGCCGTACCACCTGGTTAGCCTTCCCTACATATTCCTAAAGAGGATGTGCTCTTTGAGCCAGGTGTTGTACTACCTGAAGGAGCTTACCATGCTGTTGTCAGTTGTCAACATCTGCCTGGATCCGTTCATCTATTTCATCTTCAGTAAGGCGTTCCGGGCCCAGCTGAGACGTCCACATAGCAAGAAGGCAAGGAGGCACAGTGAAGGGCAGCCGAAAGCCACAAACAATGAGGCATTGCCCAGCACATTGACAA GCATGGCTCCGAATCACCAGAGCGGAGGTCGGAGCCTCTGCAGGAGGAGGTTTAAGGGCCTTGCAGCCATGTGA
- the LOC137186810 gene encoding P2Y purinoceptor 14-like: protein MDELVGEGVTSVINQTDDDNNTNCDQVDTSAHLFFMPVYSLVFLVGLVLNSFTMKVYFCSAQQQVSRIMMVYLKNLAASDFLLCLYLPFRIINYTSNSITFRLVYCNFAVFGLYLNMYASILFMGYIAANRYLKIIHPFRTHILQTVQAARIISTVTWVFLLAIMTSYVTLLLLTKPPLTDVPDSCDALLSAQVNVFYKIIQIISAAIFLFVFVSLVFFYYRASSSVLLAQQRQPASSSCKELIKSHRKMLVLVSVFCICFVPYHLALIPYALLKRQCSSRQLLCYLTEVTTLLSVLNICLDPLIYFISCKAFRTKLNLKRVFSRTKQTPSTDTRSNEGQLSTISINNYW from the exons ATGGATGAGCTGGTAGGAGAAGGAGTGACCTCAGTCATCAACCAGACTGACGATGATAATAATACTAACTGTGATCAGGTCGACACATCAGCCCACCTCTTCTTCATGCCGGTCTACAGTCTTGTGTTTCTG gTGGGTTTGGTCCTCAACAGCTTCACCATGAAGGTTTACTTCTGCTCAGCTCAGCAGCAGGTATCCAGGATCATGATGGTCTACCTGAAGAACCTGGCAGCCTCCGACTTCCTGCTCTGCCTCTATCTCCCCTTCCGCATCATCAACTACACCAGCAACTCCATCACCTTCCGCCTGGTCTACTGCAACTTTGCTGTCTTTGGATTGTACCTCAACATGTACGCCAGCATCCTGTTCATGGGCTACATCGCTGCCAACAG gTATCTGAAGATCATCCATCCTTTCAGAACTCACATCCTGCAGACAGTGCAGGCTGCCCGCATCATCTCCACGGTAACCTGGGTTTTCCTGCTGGCCATTATGACCTCTTACGTCACCCTGTTGCTCCTCACCAAACCACCGTTGACCGATGTCCCTGACAGCTGTGATGCCTTGCTAAGTGCCCAGGTCAATGTGTTCTACAAAATAATCCAAATCATCTCCGCTGCCATCTTCCTGTTTGTCTTCGTCTCCTTGGTCTTCTTCTACTACAGGGCCTCCTCCAGTGTGTTGCTGGCACAGCAGAGGCAGCCGGCATCCTCCAGCTGCAAGGAACTCATAAAGTCACACAGGAAAATGTTGGTGCTGGTCAGCGTCTTCTGCATTTGTTTCGTGCCGTACCACCTGGCTCTTATTCCCTATGCTTTACTAAAGAGGCAGTGCTCCTCACGCCAGTTGTTGTGCTACCTGACTGAAGTGACCACCTTACTGTCAGTTCTCAACATCTGCCTGGATCCACTCATCTACTTCATCAGCTGTAAGGCCTTTCGGACCAAGCTGAACCTGAAGAGAGTGTTCAGCAGGACCAAGCAAACACCAAGCACAGACACAAGAAGCAACGAGGGGCAGCTGAGCACCATCAGCATCAACAACTACTGGTAA
- the LOC137186809 gene encoding transmembrane 4 L6 family member 1-like, translating to MCVSRCLRCVGVSLVPLATVCILSNILLLFPELKIHFLLDGHVTREATWVPGLWGSGLLVLLGARAFVRSSKTRGCCAFRSEMLCQVTYSCVCLLAAGMCCLVSATGLVQGPLCLYNTSSGSTWGVPLKPTADQDAGYLYNSSLWSGVCLEPRGVVQWNVVLFSVLGGASGLQVVLCGANILNSLLGLILGQGFCNNKVSPVSA from the exons ATGTGCGTCTCCAGGTGTCTGCGATGTGTCGGCGTCTCTCTGGTTCCCCTGGCAACCGTCTGCATTCTCTCcaacatcctgctgctgtttcctgAGCTGAAGATCCACTTCCTGTTGGATGGTCATGTGACCAGAGAGGCCACCTGGGTCCCGGGCCTGTGGGGGTCCGGCCTCCTG GTTCTGCTCGGAGCTCGAGCGTTTGTGCGGAGCAGCAAAACACGAGGCTGCTGCGCCTTCAGGAGTGAG ATGTTGTGTCAGGTGACGtactcctgtgtgtgtctgctggctGCTGGGATGTGCTGTCTGGTCAGTGCCACCGGTCTCGTGCAGGGTCCTCTCTGTCTGTACAACACCAGCTCTGGTTCCACCTGGGGGGTCCCACTCAAACCCACCGCTGACCa ggaTGCAGGGTATCTGTATAACAGCAGTCTGTGGTCGGGAGTGTGTCTGGAGCCCAGAGGTGTGGTTCAGTGGAATGTAGTTCTGTTCAGCGTGCTGGGGGGCGCCAGCGGGCTGCAGGTCGTCCTCTGTGGAGCGAACATCCTCAACTCACTGCTGGGACTGATCCTGGGTCAGGGATTCTGCAACAACAAG gtCAGTCCAGTTTCAGCTTGA